In the Meiothermus sp. Pnk-1 genome, GGAAAAGGTGAGGGGGCGGGTGCTTCGGTCGGCTACGTCGTCTTTGGTGTAGGCCACGAAGAACACCTTGGCCTTGGGCTTCTCCCCCTCGGCGGCTCCGTCCTTTTCGGCTTCTTCCTTCAGGACCAGGGTACCGCAGGTGGCGGTATAGCGGATCTCCTGCCCGCCGATGGTCGTGCGGTGCTGGGTGACGGAGAGCTGGTCTTGCGGTTTGGGAGTCTCGACGGATTGGGTCTCCTCCGGCATGGGCTCAGTCTACCGGGTCTATTTCAGCCTCGCGCCAGGATCGGGCGCCTGCGCCCGTCGAGTTGAGGAAGCCGAGCGCGGTGGCTTGGGCGATCAGGGGCCTGGGAAAGTCCAGCCGGACGCAAAACGCCCCGGTTGGCTTACACCCGCCGGGCTAGCCAGGCCCGGGCCGCCTCGAGTTCCTCCGGGTGCAGCTCGTGGCCGGCATCTTGCCAGCGCAGCTCGACCTCGGCCCCGCCTTGGCGCAGCCGCTGTGCGAGCGCCTCGACCCGGTCCGCGGGCGACCAGGGGTCGCGGCGGCCCGCCGCGAGGAAGGCGGCCTTGCCCGAGAGGTCGGGCAGGGCGGGGGGCTCGAGGGGGAGCACCGGGCGGAGCAGCACACCCCCGGCCAGCACCTCTGGGTGTAGCAACAGCAGTGCGGCGGCCATGTTGGCCCCGTTGGAGTAGCCCAGGGCATACACCTGGCCTGCGGCCAAGCCGTAGCGCTCGGCGGCGTCCTGCACGAAGCGGGCGAGGTCGGCGGCCTGGGCCTTGAGGTCGGCCTCGTCGAACACGCCCAGCGCCAGCCGCCGGAAGAAGCGGGGAGCGCCGTTCTCCAGGACTTTCCCGCGGGGGGAGAGCAGCTTGGCGGTAGGGGAGAGGTCCCGCGCCAGCCCGATCAGGCTGTGCTCGTTGCCCCCGGTGCCGTGCAGCAGTAGCAGCGTGGTGTCGGAAGTTCCCGCCTCGAAGCGGTGGATGAAGCCCAGCTCGGCGGTCATGGGCGCACCTCGGCCTCGGGCAGGCGCAGCTTTGGCAGCGCGGCCTCGATGCGCGAGCGCTGGGGCTCGAGCCACGGCGGCAGCACCAACCGCTCGCCGAGGTGGGCTAAGTCTTCGTCCACCGCGAAGCCGGGGCCGTCGGTGGCCAGCTCGAACAGCGCCCCGCCCGGCTCGTTGAAGTAGACCGACCGGAACCAGAAGCGGTCGATCTGCGGCGTGGCCCGCATCCCGGCGGCGGTGATCTGCCTGCGAAGCTGTAGCTGATGGTCGCTGTCGTCTACCCGCCAGGCGAGGTGGTGGATGCTACCCCGGCCCCAGCGCCCCGGGGGGAGGTTGGGGTACTCCTTGATGTCCACGAACTTGCCCGAGCCGCCGCCGGCCACGGTGAATCGGCTCCATCCGTTCTCCTGCCCGGCAAGCTCAAAACCCAAAGCTCGGCGGAGGAACTCGGCGGTGGGGTAAAGAGCACGCTCCCACAGCCGCGCGCCGTGCAGGCCCATGATCTGTTTGTCCTCGGGGACGGTGCTGTGCTCCCAGGGGGTGAAGGGGCGGGGGGCGCTCTCCACCAGGGCGACCTCGAGCCCATCCGGGTCCTGGAAGGGTAGGGCCCGCTCCCCGAAGCGCACCTCGGCCCCGCCCAGCTTGACCCCGTAGCGCTGCAGGCGCTCGCCCCAGAACTCCAGGCTGCCCTGCGGCACGGCGAGCTGCACCTCGACGGCCAGGCCGGTGCCCTTGCGCGGGGCGGCCAGGTTCTCCCAGGGGAAGAAGGTGAGGTCGGTGCCGGGGCGGCCCTCGGCGTCGGCGTAGAAGAGGTGGTAGGTGCCGGGGTCGTCCTGGTTGACGCTCCGCTTCACCAGCCGCATCCCCAGCACCCCGGCGTAGAAATCCAGGTTGCGCTGGGCCTTGGTGGCCATCGCGGTGATGTGGTGAATCCCGGTGACGTTTTCCATTGCACGTCCTCCTCGAGTGCAACCTCACTAATGATGTTAAGCATAGTGCTATAAAAAATCAAGTATTCGGTCAGCTTACCGTGAAGCCGTAGCGCCGCAGGGCTTCCTGCAACTCCGCCAGGCGCGGGTTTTTCAGCGTGCGGGCGTCGTCGCCGGGTTTCCAGTGGCCCTCGAGTTCCCCCACCACCACCATCGGGAACTTGAGCGCTCCGCCGTTCATGAGGCGGGCGGCCTCTTCTGCGGCGGGATCCTTTTCGACGTCAAAGAACTCAAAGGGGATGTGTAGGCTCCGCAGATAGTTTTGGAAGCCGCGGCTGAAGCTGCACCAGCCGGTTCCGTAGATCTGGACTCGGGCCGCCATGCTCACTCCTGGAGCGGGGTTTGGCTATAGCGAAAAGATCGGGCTCGAGGAAAACCTGCAAGCAGTTGAAGAGAGGTAAGGCTTTTGTCCATAAGATCTAGCCTAGCGGCTCGAGGATGCCCGTTTTGGAACACAAGGCGCACTGTGAGTGTGCTTGCTTGATTGTTGGGGCATCGGGCTTTACCGGCGTCGTACGTGGTACGCAATACGCAAAACGCCAGACGCTAAACGCGGGGGACGATCCCCTATTGGGACGGGCTACGCCCGTACACCCGAGGGACGATCCCCTATCGGGACCGGCAGGGCCGGTACACCCGGGGGTAGATTCCCTTCGGGACGGGCTAAGCCCGTACAGCCGGGGGACGATCCCCTACCCCGCCTACCGGCGGCGAAGGAAGCGTTTCGGGACGGGCTACGCCCGTACACCCGAGGGACCGATCCCCTTCGTTCGACATACGGCGTGTGACGTAGGACGTACTACTAGCAGGGGAGGGTGGGGTTGGTATACGTCGCACGCAAAAAAAGCCCCTGATTCAGGGGCTTTATCCTGCGCGCCTACTGAGCTGTGACGGGCGCTGGGGCTACGGCCTCGACCTCGAGGTTGAACTTCACCTCTTCGCCCACCAGCAAAGCCCCCAGTTCCAGCACCTGGTTCCAGGTGAGGTTCCAGTCTTTGCGGTTGAGCCCCCCGCTGGCGCTGGCCGCGATGCGCTGCATACCCCAAGGGTCTTTGATGGGAGCGCTGGTCTCGGCTTCTAGGGTCACCGGTTTGGTGACGTCGCGGATGGTGAGGTTGCCCTGGATGCGGTAACGATTACCTCCTAGGGGCTCAATCTGGGTGCTGGCGAAGCGGATTTCGGGGTACTGCTCGGCATGGAGGAAGTCCGCGGAGCGGAGGTGGTTATCACGCTGCGGGTCGCCGGTGGCGATGCTTTTGGCGTCTATCACGGCTTCGATGTGTACTGGGCGCCCGGCTTCGTCGGTCTCCACACTTCCCGAGAGGACCTTGAGGCTTCCCCGCACGCTCGCGATGCCCATATGGCGTACTTTGAAATCGAGGCTGGTATGGCTAGGATCGAGATTCCACCGCATGCTGCACTCCTTTTGGCTAAA is a window encoding:
- a CDS encoding ring-cleaving dioxygenase; translated protein: MENVTGIHHITAMATKAQRNLDFYAGVLGMRLVKRSVNQDDPGTYHLFYADAEGRPGTDLTFFPWENLAAPRKGTGLAVEVQLAVPQGSLEFWGERLQRYGVKLGGAEVRFGERALPFQDPDGLEVALVESAPRPFTPWEHSTVPEDKQIMGLHGARLWERALYPTAEFLRRALGFELAGQENGWSRFTVAGGGSGKFVDIKEYPNLPPGRWGRGSIHHLAWRVDDSDHQLQLRRQITAAGMRATPQIDRFWFRSVYFNEPGGALFELATDGPGFAVDEDLAHLGERLVLPPWLEPQRSRIEAALPKLRLPEAEVRP
- a CDS encoding glutaredoxin domain-containing protein translates to MAARVQIYGTGWCSFSRGFQNYLRSLHIPFEFFDVEKDPAAEEAARLMNGGALKFPMVVVGELEGHWKPGDDARTLKNPRLAELQEALRRYGFTVS
- a CDS encoding YceI family protein; the encoded protein is MRWNLDPSHTSLDFKVRHMGIASVRGSLKVLSGSVETDEAGRPVHIEAVIDAKSIATGDPQRDNHLRSADFLHAEQYPEIRFASTQIEPLGGNRYRIQGNLTIRDVTKPVTLEAETSAPIKDPWGMQRIAASASGGLNRKDWNLTWNQVLELGALLVGEEVKFNLEVEAVAPAPVTAQ
- a CDS encoding alpha/beta hydrolase, with amino-acid sequence MTAELGFIHRFEAGTSDTTLLLLHGTGGNEHSLIGLARDLSPTAKLLSPRGKVLENGAPRFFRRLALGVFDEADLKAQAADLARFVQDAAERYGLAAGQVYALGYSNGANMAAALLLLHPEVLAGGVLLRPVLPLEPPALPDLSGKAAFLAAGRRDPWSPADRVEALAQRLRQGGAEVELRWQDAGHELHPEELEAARAWLARRV